The sequence CGATTCGCTGCTGGCGGCGGTTGGGGCGGCCTGGAGGTTGCTACTTGCAAAGCCCAATGGTTAGACGCCACGCCAGATAAAAATTGCGCACCACCGAGAATACGCCCTTATGACACTCGACCCGCAGCAGCCGCAGCCTGACGCCGCCTGACCAGCAGCTTGGCGGCAAACCTGCCCGGATTACAATGACTGGGCCGGAGCACGTTTGTTGTCAGGCAAGGAAGGCGCACGGATGGTAAGGGGAGTGTACTCTTATGGTACTCGACCCGCAGCAGTCGCAGCCTGACGCCGCCTGACGGCAAACCTGCCCGGCCTTCGCCCGCGTTGACGAAATTCCATGTGCACACTACAGTACCTCGTTACATGGGAGGTAATATGGAAAAGCTGCTTGTCAGGCTGGCCCAGCAATTGGACGCCATTGACGAAGCCTCGCTTATGTCGTTGTGGAGCAAGTATGCCACGACGGCCAGCCGCTTTGAACCCACCAAGCGGTGGGAGGAAGCTACGCTCGTATTTTCGCTGATTCAGGCCAAACGCTGGAAAAACCAGCTTTTTAACTATCATTGGGCCAGGCAGGCGCAGCCGCTTGGCAAGGTGCCTGAAGGCGCGGTCAATCCCATGCCGGAATTTGAGCTTGAGGGCCCGGAGGCCGCCCCGGCGGCCAGCAAGTGCAGGGTGCTTGAATTTAAGCCCTCCAGATCGAGCGAAAAGGAACAGACTGACCCCAAGCCCGAAAGTTGACGCGCATGCAGGTTGGATGGCTCTGGATGGTCATTTGACTTGCAGTTGCATACGGGATACGTATCATCAAAGGCTTTGCGTCCCGCTTTAGCGGCAGTGGGGCCGTAGGGTAGATTCCCTTCGGTCGATCTGTTGCGTCCGGCGTATGAACGCGCCTTACATCACCCGCCGTTGCGCGGCGGCATTGCAGGCAGGTAACACCATGGCGAATACGGTCATCATCGGCGCTCAGTGGGGCGACGAGGGCAAGGGCAAGATTGTTGATATGCTGAGCGCCCAGAGCCGCGTTATCGTCCGCTTTCAGGGCGGCAACAACGCAGGGCACACCATCAAGGTGCAGGGCGAAGAAACCATTCTTCACCTTATCCCTTCCGGCATACTGCACGAAAACAAAATTTGCCTCATCGGCAACGGCGTTGTGCTCGACCCGCATGTGTTCCTGGAAGAAGTGGATCACCTTGCCGCCAGGGGCATTGACGTTTCACCCGCGCGTCTTGGCATCAGCAAAAAGACCCATCTGATCATGCCGTACCACAAAAGCCTGGATCAGGCCCGTGAAGCCAAGCGCGCCGGACACAAGATCGGCACCACTGGCCGCGGCATCGGTCCCTGCTACGAAGACAAGGCCGCCCGGGTGGGCCTGCGCGCAGGCGACCTGACCGACCCTGATCTTGTTCGCGCCAAGGTGGCCCACGCCCTGCAGGAAAAAAACGTTCTGCTGCGCGACCTCTACAAATTTGAACCTCTCGATGCAAATACCGTGAGTGAAGAGCTGCTGGCTCTTGCGCCCCGCCTTGTTCCCTACCTCACCGAGGTGGAAGAACGCATGCAGGAAGTGCAGGCCGAAGGCGGCGATATCCTTTTTGAAGGTGCTCAGGGCATCCACCTTGATATCGACCACGGCACATACCCCTTTGTGACCTCGTCCAATACGGTGGCGGGCAATGCATCGGCTGGCTGCGGCATTGCGCCCTCGGCCCTGAACCGCATTGTGGGCATCGTCAAAGCCTACACCACGCGCGTGGGTTCCGGTCCCTTCCCCACTGAACTGCTGGACGACACCGGCAGCTACCTGCGCACGCAGGGTCATGAATTCGGCGCCACCACGGGCCGTCCCCGCCGTTGCGGCTGGCTGGATGCCGTGGTGCTGCGCGAAAGCGTTCGCCTGAACGGGCTTACGGACATTGCCCTGACCAAGCTTGACGTGTTGCAGAACCTGCCGGTGCTGAAAATCTGCGTTGCCTACGAGTACAAGGGCAAACGCCTGAGCTACCTGCCGCAGGAAGAATGCTCCCTTGGCGGCGTAACGCCCATCTACGAAGAAATGCCCGGCTTTGAAGAAGACATCACCCAGTGCGCCAGCTATGAAGAGCTGCCCGCCACTGTGCGCGCCTATATCGCCCGCATTGAAGAGCTGACGGGCGTCAAGGTTTCGCTGGTTTCGGTGGGCGCTGACCGCCGCCAGACCATCGTGCGCTAGGAGGCGGAGCGGCCTTACAGGTCATGAATACCCTGCTGCCCGCCATAGCTGATGCCGCCTTTGACCGGCTGAAGAGCGTACTCGACAATCTGGGTGCGACTCCGCCGCAGGTATTGCTGCTTGAGGGCGGCAGCGAGGCCCAGCGCCTTGATACGGCACGTTACTGGGCCGCCCGCGTCAACTGCCCGCAGGCGGAAACATCGGGCGCTCCCTGCCTGACCTGCCCCGTGTGCATGCAGATTGCCGCTGGCGAGCATCTGGATCTGGCAGCGTATGATGGTCGCATAAGCAACCGTGAAGATGAAGAAACCCCTGGCCCTGTCCGTGCGTTCAACATGGAACGCGTGCGCGAACTCAAGGTTCGCCTGCGGGATGCTCCGCACGGACAGGGGCGCAGGGTTGTTATACTCATGGGGCTCAGCCTCACCCGCGACGAAGCTTCCAACGCCCTACTCAAGGCCCTGGAAGAACCCTCGAGCACCACTGTCTTCATTCTGCTTGCACCCCAGCGCGAACAGCTCTTGCCTACCCTGGTTTCCCGCTCATTCTGTCTCACTTTGCCGTGGCCTGACAGCCGCGCAGATGATGAAGACATGCGCCCCTGGGAAGACGCCCTTGCGCAATTTCTTGTTCAGGGGCAAGGTTTTTTTGACCGTGTTGCTGCCAAGGGAGCCATCGACGCAGCAGGCGCAACCCGTTTACTGCTGTGCTGCCAAAAGGCCATGAGCAGGATACTTTCAGACAGGCAAGACCCGGCGCGCCCGCTGGACGCGGCCTTGGAGGGACTGCGCGGCAAGGCCCGCGCGGTAGCCTGCCAATGGTTTGCCGAAGCCCAGGATGCCCTGAACTACGGAGTTACTCCGGCCAGGATCCTTGAGGCGCTGGCGGCACGACTTTTTGCCTTGCGGCGTATGGCGGGTCAATCGTAACAGGCGTTTTGCGTCACTGGGTTTACGCATATGGGCAACAGGCATTTTTTCCTTCTTACGCTCCTGTTCTGCTTTGCCTTATTGTGCCCGCTGCAGATCACTGTCCATCCAGCTTTAGCTGATCAGCAGCGCACCGTGCGTGTGGCGCTCCCCCCCATTTCGCAGTTCAACCGCGTAGAAGATGGGCAGGTTGTGGGGTACATTCCCGACTATCTGACCCAGCTCACCCGCTATACGGGATGGAACATAGTTTACGTTGTTGAAAAAGACTGGGCCGCCTGCCTAGCCGCGCTGGATAAAGGCGAGGTCGACATCTGCGCGCCCGCCCGGTATTCGGCTGAACGCGCCCGCCAGTATCTCTACTGCGCATACCCCGGCGGCACTTCCTATACGGCCATTCTGGCCCCCAATGATTCACCGGTTATTTACGATGATCTGGAAAGCCTCGCGCAATTACGCGTGGGGAGCATGGGCAACCCCATCTGGCTTAAGGATTTTGCTGACTTCATCAGGCAGCGCGGTGGCACAATGCCCACCATTGTGGAGTACCCCGGCAGGGAAGAGCTGCGGGAAGCCATGCATTCCGGTCAGGTGGACGCCATTCTGGAAACCGTACTCTCGTTACGAAATGACGAAAAAATTCTGGCAAAGTGCAAGCTCACGCCTTTTTTTTACATAGGTTCACTTAAAAACCCAAAACTTATGCAGGAACTTGAGCAGGCCGTGGTGCAGCTCAAGATGGAGCAACCCGATCTGGAGTATCGCCTGGGGCGCATGTATCTTCCGCGCATGTTTCAGACGCCGCTTTCACGGGCGGAACTGACTTACATTGCCCAGCAGCCGCCCCTGCGCGTGGGCTATGATCCTGACCGCAAGCCCCATTCGTGGCAGGACCCTGTGACCGGGAACGCACGTGGCATCCTCCCGGACATCCTCCGGGATGCAGCAGCGCGCAGCGGTTTGCAGGTTACTTTTGAGCCCTATACTGCACACCCCGCAAATTTTACAGAGGCCTATACCCAGAACAAGCTGGATATGGCCTTTGGTTCGTTTCCCTCTTCAGCTCTTCAATCCCACAAGAATTTTCGCCTGACCGCGCCGCTGACGCGCAGCAGCCTGTATCTATACGCCAAGCCTGACGTAAAACTGGAACAAGAGACGTTATTTACACTGGCTGTACCGACAAGCATCTATAATGCGGCAGAGTACGCCTCCCGCACGTTTCCCAATGCGGTAATTAAGCTTTTTTCTGATGAGGAAGCATGCCTGACTGCCACTGGCCGACGCGAAGCCAACGCGGTTCTGGGCAATTCCATGGTTCTCAATAACCTTACGAGCTCCCCGCGTTTCAGCGAGTTCAATCCTGTCACCAGCTACAGCGATATTGAAGAAGCGCGCCTGACCATCAGGCCGGGGCTGCCCGATATGTTGCTGGGCATTTTGAACAACCTTCTGCTGACCATTGATGAAAAGAGCCGAACCCAGATCATTTCCAGCAATATAGCAGCGGCAGCTACTTCGCCGACATTGGCGGATATTGTGTATGAAAACCGCTCGCTGCTGATGGTTGTAGCCGAGCTGATGCTCTTTGTTTCGGCTCTTGTTGCCTACGCCCTGCACCTTCGCCGCAAAACCCTGTCAAACCAGATGGCCAGCGAGCAGCGCCTTGCCCACATAGCCGACAACATCAACGGCGGAGTCATCAGCATATCTACACAGCTTCCTTTGCAGATTCTTGATGCCAACAACGGATTCTGGCAGTTGCTCGGCTACGAGGCCGACAAACCGCAGACTACCGCGTTTATTGATCTGCTGCATGCGGACGATGCAAAAAAGCTGCTGGACATGCTGGCAGACAAAAAAAACGGCCCTGTGACAAACACCATGGAACTGAGGCTGCGCCACAAGGATGGCCAATGGCTGCCCCTGTTGTTGCGCGGTACATTTTCCGGTGATGAGAATGCTCACCGCTCCATTGATTGCGTGGTGGTGGACATCACCGAGCAAAAACGCATGCAGGAAGAGCTTGAGCAGGAAAAGGAGCGCTACCGGATTCTACTTGAGCAATCGCAGGACATTTTTTTCGATGTGGATACAGAAAAACGCCAGTTCCGCTGTTCGCCCAACTTTTTGCTGAAGTTCGGCAGGGAGGCCACGCCCCTCTTTAACGAAACCGGCCGACCGAACAACAGGCATATCATCCATCCTGAAGACCTGCCCGCCCTCAACGAACTGCGGCGGCGCATCCGCAGCGGCAACCCGACTGCTTTTGCAGTCATGCGCATCCCCACAGCCGAGGGGCGCTACATCTGGTGCCGAGTGCAGGCCACACGTATCAGCAAGCAAGACGCCCCCTTGCGCCTTGTAGGAAAAATTGTTGATATTGATGAAGAAGTGAGACGCCGTGCCGAGCTTGAGCGCCGCACCCAGCGCGACAGTTTGACTGATCTGCTGAACAAGACCGCCTTCCGCGACAAAATCTGCGCAGCCATGCCTGCAAAACCGCAGCAGGATAGAACTGATGCGCTCCTGTTCCTTGACCTGGATAATTTCAAGCTGATCAACGACACCTTTGGGCATGTCAGAGGCGATGCCGCCCTGCTCGAAGCCAGCGATGCCCTCAAACGCATCTTTCGCAACGCTGATGCTGTGGGCCGTTTCGGCGGCGATGAATTCTGCGTTTTTGTCAGGGACATCACGCGCGCGGCACTCAAGGAGCGGGCCGAGGCCCTGCTTTTAGAACTTCACAAATTTATTGAGCATGATGGACAGAGTGTAGAGATCACCACCAGCATAGGCATCTATCTCTTTGACGGCACCGAGGCGTCTTACGATGTGGCCTTGCACCGCGCGGACAATGCGCAGTATCTGGCAAAACAGGCTGGCAAGAACTGCTACCGCTTTTATGATGAAACCCCTGAAGCCTGGACAGACGAAACGGATACAGCCAAACAACTCAGCTAAGGCACGGGACACAATCCCTGCAATGGACTTTTATAAATAAAAAGGCTTCCCGCCACGTGGGAAGCCTTTTTATTTGCGCCACAAATTTCGGCGCGCGCGGGGTTGGAAGGAAGTTTGTTCGATTGGGCATTCACTCCCGGCTCTGGTTCGAGCCGTCAGGTCAGCCGATAAAATTTACCATTCTCAACGCTCGTCAACATTTTGCTGCAAGCGCCAAGCATTGGACTTTTGTTACTTCCACAGACTGCTGTACTTGGCGGCTATACCGTCAGTACGCTCCACCAGTTTGTCCACCAGACCGTCCACATCTTCCACGCTCGCCGTGCCAAGATCCCGGGCCAGCAGGTAGCCAAGGTAACCACGGCCCTGCTTGAACACCCAGCATACCGAATACACAGAACCCACAGCGGGGCGACCGGCAAATTCAGGCTGCGTGCTCACCATGACGTAGAGCTTGGGGATGTCTTTTTCTTCATCATCATTGAGGGTGAACAGACTGCTCTGGTTGAAGCGCTCCTTGAGCTTGGTGCCGAGGCGCGCGCCAATGCTGTCTGTGCCTTCCAGCGACACACTGACCGTGGTCACGCGGTCAACGGTCTTTTCGGGCTTGTCCTGCACGGGTTTGCCTGCCTGTGGGGCAGCCGCAAAGGCCGCGCCTGTGAGCGCCAGAATGCATATCAGGGTAAAAACGCCAAAAAAATTTTTCATGTCTATCCCTCAATTTCAGAATATACCCGCTGTCAGCGAATGCCGGGGCAAGGCCACCAGAACGCCCGCAGGAAA is a genomic window of uncultured Desulfovibrio sp. containing:
- a CDS encoding adenylosuccinate synthase, with the translated sequence MANTVIIGAQWGDEGKGKIVDMLSAQSRVIVRFQGGNNAGHTIKVQGEETILHLIPSGILHENKICLIGNGVVLDPHVFLEEVDHLAARGIDVSPARLGISKKTHLIMPYHKSLDQAREAKRAGHKIGTTGRGIGPCYEDKAARVGLRAGDLTDPDLVRAKVAHALQEKNVLLRDLYKFEPLDANTVSEELLALAPRLVPYLTEVEERMQEVQAEGGDILFEGAQGIHLDIDHGTYPFVTSSNTVAGNASAGCGIAPSALNRIVGIVKAYTTRVGSGPFPTELLDDTGSYLRTQGHEFGATTGRPRRCGWLDAVVLRESVRLNGLTDIALTKLDVLQNLPVLKICVAYEYKGKRLSYLPQEECSLGGVTPIYEEMPGFEEDITQCASYEELPATVRAYIARIEELTGVKVSLVSVGADRRQTIVR
- a CDS encoding DNA polymerase III subunit delta' — translated: MNTLLPAIADAAFDRLKSVLDNLGATPPQVLLLEGGSEAQRLDTARYWAARVNCPQAETSGAPCLTCPVCMQIAAGEHLDLAAYDGRISNREDEETPGPVRAFNMERVRELKVRLRDAPHGQGRRVVILMGLSLTRDEASNALLKALEEPSSTTVFILLAPQREQLLPTLVSRSFCLTLPWPDSRADDEDMRPWEDALAQFLVQGQGFFDRVAAKGAIDAAGATRLLLCCQKAMSRILSDRQDPARPLDAALEGLRGKARAVACQWFAEAQDALNYGVTPARILEALAARLFALRRMAGQS
- a CDS encoding diguanylate cyclase domain-containing protein — encoded protein: MRVALPPISQFNRVEDGQVVGYIPDYLTQLTRYTGWNIVYVVEKDWAACLAALDKGEVDICAPARYSAERARQYLYCAYPGGTSYTAILAPNDSPVIYDDLESLAQLRVGSMGNPIWLKDFADFIRQRGGTMPTIVEYPGREELREAMHSGQVDAILETVLSLRNDEKILAKCKLTPFFYIGSLKNPKLMQELEQAVVQLKMEQPDLEYRLGRMYLPRMFQTPLSRAELTYIAQQPPLRVGYDPDRKPHSWQDPVTGNARGILPDILRDAAARSGLQVTFEPYTAHPANFTEAYTQNKLDMAFGSFPSSALQSHKNFRLTAPLTRSSLYLYAKPDVKLEQETLFTLAVPTSIYNAAEYASRTFPNAVIKLFSDEEACLTATGRREANAVLGNSMVLNNLTSSPRFSEFNPVTSYSDIEEARLTIRPGLPDMLLGILNNLLLTIDEKSRTQIISSNIAAAATSPTLADIVYENRSLLMVVAELMLFVSALVAYALHLRRKTLSNQMASEQRLAHIADNINGGVISISTQLPLQILDANNGFWQLLGYEADKPQTTAFIDLLHADDAKKLLDMLADKKNGPVTNTMELRLRHKDGQWLPLLLRGTFSGDENAHRSIDCVVVDITEQKRMQEELEQEKERYRILLEQSQDIFFDVDTEKRQFRCSPNFLLKFGREATPLFNETGRPNNRHIIHPEDLPALNELRRRIRSGNPTAFAVMRIPTAEGRYIWCRVQATRISKQDAPLRLVGKIVDIDEEVRRRAELERRTQRDSLTDLLNKTAFRDKICAAMPAKPQQDRTDALLFLDLDNFKLINDTFGHVRGDAALLEASDALKRIFRNADAVGRFGGDEFCVFVRDITRAALKERAEALLLELHKFIEHDGQSVEITTSIGIYLFDGTEASYDVALHRADNAQYLAKQAGKNCYRFYDETPEAWTDETDTAKQLS